Genomic window (Aricia agestis chromosome 7, ilAriAges1.1, whole genome shotgun sequence):
AATCTTTTTTTACAGGTTTCGGTGCTTTATCCGCTTCACCATACGCCTTGTATATGTATAAACCGAGGGTAATATGTAATACTATCACAGCAACAACTGCAGAGTACACGCTACTTGTGATAGCCTCAAGCCGCAGCAGGCAATCAAATAGGACGATCTTAGCAGCGAAGAAAGATATGACAGGTacgattattataaataaacagtATTTTATAACTGTTCGAAATACTTGAAAATCTGGGAGTTCCTGAAAATTTTAAGTTAGAAATTACAATTTTGCTTTATTCACAAAATATCGACAATATCTTATCAAGTTGTAAACTTACATTTGCCTTTCCTTCAatcattataagaaaaaaaacaaaactaaatgaaaatgaaaagaaatataattatttagctACCATTTAATGATAGctacacaataaaaaaaaaatattttccaagCTTTTTGTTTTTGATTTTCTCAGCTTTTCCTGAACTAGTGAAAACTGAAAAGTCATTTGATTTTGAGATTTGAGAAATCACAAGCACTGATCACAGACTACAGAGCACGTAATTTCTTataatatggcgctcggctttttaaccatggccagtgtcaagtaaaatatggcgggaaaaaaaatttttttcgtgaaa
Coding sequences:
- the LOC121728908 gene encoding vacuolar ATPase assembly integral membrane protein VMA21 homolog yields the protein MIEGKANELPDFQVFRTVIKYCLFIIIVPVISFFAAKIVLFDCLLRLEAITSSVYSAVVAVIVLHITLGLYIYKAYGEADKAPKPVKKD